In Bos mutus isolate GX-2022 chromosome 2, NWIPB_WYAK_1.1, whole genome shotgun sequence, one DNA window encodes the following:
- the LOC102280527 gene encoding chloride channel protein ClC-Ka, which produces MEELVGLREGSSGNPVTLQELWGPCPRVRRGIRGGLDWLKRKLFCVGEDWYFLTVLGVLMALISFTMSFTVGRVVRAHKWLYREIGDSHLLRYLSWTVYPVALVSFSSGFSQSITPFSGGSGIPELKTILSGVVLEDYLDIKNFGAKAVGLTCTLASGSTIFLGKVGPFVHLSVMIAAYLGRVRAKATGESENKSKRNEMLVAGAAVGVATVFAAPFSGVLFCIEVVSSHFSVWDYWRGFFAATCGAFMFRLLAVFNSEQETITSLYKTSFRVEVPFDLPEIFFFVALGAICGVASCAYLFCQRKFLGFVKTNPVLSKLMATSKPLYSALAAFVLASVTYPPGAGRFMASRLSMREYLDSLLDHNSWALLTRNSSPPWPVEPDPQNLWFEWYHPQFTIFGTLAFFLVMKFWMLILATTIPMPAGYFMPIFIFGAAIGRLLGEALSVAFPEGIVAGGVTNPIMPGGYALAGAAAFSGAVTHSISTALLAFELTGQIVHALPVLMAVLAANAIAQSCQPSFYDGTIIVKKLPYLPRIRGRKISSHRVTVEHFMNRAITALAKDTPQEEVVKVVTSTDMAEYPLVASTESQTLVGTVRRAQLVQALQAEPPSWAPGQQRCLQDILAEGCPVEPVTLKLSPETSLHQAHNLFELLNLQSLFVTSQGRAVGFVSWVELEKAISKLTNPQAPK; this is translated from the exons atggaggagctggtggggCTTCGTGAGGGCTCCTCGGGGAACCCTGTGACTCTCCAGGAGCTCTGGGGCCCATGTCCCCGCGTCCGCCGAGGCATCCGAG GTGGCCTGGACTGGCTGAAGCGGAAGCTGTTCTGCGTGGGTGAGGACTGGTACTTCCTGACGGTCCTCGGGGTGCTCATGGCCTTGATCAGCTTCACCATGAGCTTCACTGTTGGGCGTGTGGTCCGAG CACACAAGTGGCTGTACCGGGAGATCGGGGACAGCCACCTCCTCCGGTATCTCTCCTGGACTGTGTACCCCGTGGCCCTGGTCTCCTTCTCCTCAGGCTTCTCTCAGAGCATCACGCCCTTCTCGGGAG GTTCTGGGATTCCGGAGCTGAAGACCATCCTGTCAGGCGTGGTCCTGGAGGACTACCTGGACATCAAGAACTTCGGGGCCAAGGCGGTGGGCCTCACCTGTACCCTGGCCAGCGGCAGCACCATCTTCCTGGGCAAAGTG GGCCCCTTCGTGCACCTGTCTGTGATGATCGCTGCCTACCTGGGCCGCGTGCGCGCCAAGGCCACTGGGGAGTCCGAG AACAAGAGCAAGCGGAATGAAATGCTAGTGGCCGGGGCGGCGGTGGGCGTGGCCACGGTGTTCGCAGCGCCCTTCAGCG GCGTCCTGTTCTGCATCGAGGTCGTGTCCTCTCACTTCTCGGTCTGGGATTACTGGAGGGGCTTCTTCGCGGCCACCTGCGGGGCCTTCATGTTCCGCCTGCTGGCAGTCTTCAACAGCGAGCAGG AGACCATCACCTCCCTCTACAAGACCAGTTTCCGGGTGGAAGTTCCCTTCGACCTGCCAGAGATCTTCTTTTTCGTGGCGCTGGG GGCCATCTGCGGCGTGGCGAGCTGCGCTTACCTCTTCTGCCAGCGAAAGTTTCTCGGCTTTGTCAAAACAAATCCAGTCCTCTCCAAACTGATGGCCACCAG CAAGCCTCTGTACTCAGCACTGGCGGCTTTCGTCCTTGCCTCCGTCACCTACCCGCCTGGCGCGGGCCGCTTCATGGCGTCTCGG ctgTCCATGAGGGAGTATCTGGACTCCCTGCTCGACCATAACTCATGGGCGCTGCTGACCCGGAACTCGTCCCCGCCCTGGCCCGTGGAGCCCGACCCTCAGAACCTGTGGTTCGAATGGTACCACCCACAGTTCACCATCTTTGGGACCCTCGCTTTCTTCCTCGTTATGAAG TTCTGGATGCTGATTCTGGCCACCACGATCCCCATGCCTGCCGGGTACTTCATGCCCATATTTATCTTCG GAGCTGCCATTGGGCGCCTCCTAGGAGAGGCCCTTTCTGTGGCCTTCCCCGAGGGCATCGTGGCCGGAGGGGTCACCAACCCCATCATGCCTGGGGGGTACGCGCTGGCAG GGGCTGCTGCGTTCTCAGGGGCCGTGACGCACAGCATCTCCACTGCGCTGCTGGCCTTCGAGCTGACTGGTCAGATCGTGCACGCGCTGCCCGTGCTGATGGCAGTGCTGGCTGCCAACGCCATCGCCCAGAGCTGCCAGCCCTCCTTCTACGACGGCACGATCATCGTCAAGAAGCTGCCATACCTTCCGAGGATCCGGGGCCGAAAAATCAG CTCTCACAGGGTGACTGTGGAGCACTTCATGAACCGAGCCATCACTGCGCTGGCCAAGGACACACCGCAGGAGGAGGTGGTCAAGGTCGTGACCTCCACAGACATGGCCGAGTATCCGCTGGTGGCGAGCACAG AGTCCCAGACCCTGGTGGGCACCGTGCGAAGGGCACAGCTGGTGCAGGCCCTCCAAGCTGAGCCACCCTCCTGGGCTCCAGGACAGCAG CGGTGCCTCCAGGACATCTTGGCTGAGGGGTGCCCCGTGGAGCCAGTGACCCTGAAGCTGTCCCCGGAGACGTCCCTGCACCAG